The proteins below are encoded in one region of Bremerella sp. P1:
- a CDS encoding hydantoinase B/oxoprolinase family protein, giving the protein MRPEFWIDVGGTFTDCLLHLPGKSTRRKKVLSSGTTQGTVGPGSTQQVIIDPIRCNDPPNVWQGYQLELFDHHGERIESQMVTGFDHASGQLTLAAQLDKVPQSGSVYQLTGHEEAPLLSIRYLLGLSLSDPIPSVNVRLGTTRGTNALLTRTGADVGLIITEGFADILEIGSQSRPQLFNLDIKKPTSLVSQVIETRERLDAHGNTLTPLDEVDLKDKLSNLYASGVRSVAICFLHAYREPKHEIAARTIASEVGFTDVSVSHSVAPLIKIVSRGDTTVVDAYLNPILRDYVHKIQSKLGTGSQLRLLTSAGSLVAAESFSGKDSILSGPAGGVVGFAAAAKLAGFNKAIGFDMGGTSTDVSRFDGIYERQFETEKAGVRIVAPMMAIETVAAGGGSICAFDGVKLVVGPASAGADPGPACYGRGGPLTVTDINFALGKLKAARLPFPLDAEAVDRRLSEVCEQVEVATGQKRTPLELAAGFLQIANANIAEAIRTISVAKGYDPRSYLLVPFGGAAGQHACAVAEILGARQLLFHPSAGILSAVGIGAADTSRFATQPFYLALDEALPELPSSLEALKQTATAELNEEDVEQNSIIYQKQIELRYRGLEASLTIEAEPLASLGQRYHEEHRRRYGYERKEHPIEVVATRVEAISQGTTESVLSESQPPYEPAVVQTVPLVFQGKQIDTKVYDRDQLKPGARIVGPALIAESLATTVIDPGWKAEILSGGELLAGRTADQSTHDLQDSLTSLDSPDPVLLEILNKQFAAIAEQMGVALQNTSVSVNVKERLDFSCALFTSSGDLIANAPHIPVHLGAMAETVKATIEQHPNMKSGDVFVTNDPYHGGSHLPDVTVISPMFVHESDNQPTFFAASRAHHAEIGGIAAGSMPSGSKNLAEEGVLIENFRLIEAGTPRWEEFERILTEAPFPSRKVSDNLADIAAQIAANHHGIEDLKRMTQQYTLETVVAYAKHIQAAASRKTRAALAKIPPGRYEFADHLDDGSPLCVAIDLQGETATIDFTGTGPVLPGNLNANRAIVTAAVMYCLRCLLNEDIPLNQGVLEPVDIILPECFLNPPKKESPAKCAAVAGGNVETSQRVVDVLLGALGMAAASQGTMNNLTFGDATFGYYETICGGAGATRNAPGASAVHTHMTNTRLTDAEVFELRFPARIRRFAIRQGSGGPGHHRGGDGIIREIEFLRPLDVSLLTQRRGPYAPYGLNGGQPGQCGENLLHRVNAPETRLPNTASFSVDAGDILIVKTPGGGGFGRPDS; this is encoded by the coding sequence ATGCGACCTGAGTTCTGGATTGATGTCGGGGGAACATTCACAGATTGCCTGCTTCACCTGCCAGGTAAGTCAACCCGCCGAAAAAAGGTTCTTAGTTCTGGCACGACCCAAGGAACCGTAGGCCCGGGAAGCACTCAACAAGTAATCATCGACCCGATTCGATGCAACGACCCTCCCAACGTCTGGCAGGGCTACCAACTTGAGTTGTTCGACCACCACGGCGAGCGAATCGAGTCCCAGATGGTCACCGGCTTTGACCATGCCAGTGGTCAGCTGACGCTCGCAGCCCAGCTCGACAAGGTGCCACAATCGGGAAGCGTCTATCAGTTGACGGGACACGAAGAAGCACCTTTGCTATCGATCCGATATTTACTCGGACTCTCGCTCAGCGATCCCATTCCCTCAGTGAACGTACGCCTAGGGACAACTCGCGGAACGAATGCCTTGCTGACGCGAACCGGAGCAGACGTTGGCTTGATCATCACCGAGGGCTTCGCTGACATTCTGGAGATCGGTTCGCAAAGCCGTCCACAACTATTCAATTTGGACATCAAGAAGCCAACTTCGCTTGTATCTCAGGTTATCGAAACTCGGGAACGACTCGATGCCCACGGCAACACGCTCACGCCGCTTGATGAAGTCGATCTGAAAGACAAATTGAGCAACTTATACGCATCCGGCGTTCGTAGCGTAGCGATTTGCTTCCTGCATGCTTACCGTGAACCGAAACACGAAATCGCCGCACGAACAATTGCCAGCGAAGTCGGGTTTACCGATGTCAGTGTTTCGCACTCCGTGGCTCCGCTGATCAAAATTGTTTCCCGTGGTGACACCACCGTTGTGGACGCTTATCTCAATCCGATCCTAAGAGACTACGTCCACAAGATTCAGTCGAAGCTCGGCACCGGCAGCCAACTTCGCCTGCTCACTTCGGCTGGAAGCTTAGTGGCCGCGGAGTCGTTCTCAGGCAAAGACAGCATCCTTTCCGGGCCTGCCGGTGGCGTAGTCGGCTTTGCCGCTGCCGCGAAGTTGGCCGGATTCAACAAAGCAATCGGCTTCGACATGGGAGGCACCAGCACCGACGTCTCTCGATTCGATGGGATTTACGAACGCCAGTTTGAAACCGAAAAGGCAGGCGTACGGATCGTGGCACCGATGATGGCCATTGAAACCGTTGCCGCGGGTGGTGGCTCGATCTGCGCGTTCGATGGAGTGAAACTGGTGGTAGGCCCAGCGAGTGCCGGGGCAGATCCCGGCCCCGCTTGCTATGGCAGAGGTGGTCCCCTAACGGTTACCGATATCAACTTTGCCCTCGGAAAATTGAAAGCGGCTCGGCTTCCCTTCCCGCTCGATGCTGAAGCGGTCGATCGGCGATTATCCGAAGTCTGCGAGCAAGTCGAAGTGGCAACCGGGCAAAAGCGAACACCGTTAGAGCTAGCCGCTGGTTTCCTCCAGATTGCCAATGCCAACATCGCCGAAGCGATCCGTACGATCTCGGTCGCCAAAGGCTACGACCCGCGATCGTATTTACTCGTTCCGTTTGGCGGGGCCGCCGGCCAGCATGCATGTGCCGTCGCAGAAATCCTCGGCGCACGGCAACTCCTGTTTCATCCCAGTGCAGGCATCCTCAGCGCAGTTGGAATTGGTGCGGCTGACACATCTCGGTTTGCCACCCAGCCTTTTTACCTGGCTTTGGACGAAGCTTTACCGGAACTGCCGTCGTCGCTCGAAGCATTGAAACAAACTGCCACTGCCGAGTTGAATGAAGAAGACGTCGAGCAGAATTCGATTATCTACCAAAAGCAGATCGAACTCCGGTATCGCGGTCTCGAGGCCTCGCTAACGATCGAAGCGGAGCCCCTTGCTTCTTTGGGACAGCGTTATCACGAGGAGCATCGTCGCCGTTATGGTTACGAGCGCAAGGAACATCCGATCGAAGTTGTCGCCACTCGGGTAGAGGCCATTAGCCAAGGCACAACCGAATCTGTTCTCAGCGAATCTCAACCCCCCTACGAACCTGCGGTAGTCCAAACCGTTCCTCTCGTCTTTCAGGGCAAGCAGATCGACACCAAGGTATACGACCGCGACCAGCTAAAGCCGGGGGCAAGGATTGTTGGTCCTGCTCTCATCGCGGAGTCGCTAGCCACGACAGTCATCGACCCAGGCTGGAAAGCAGAAATTTTGAGTGGAGGTGAATTACTGGCAGGGCGGACTGCGGATCAAAGCACGCACGACCTTCAAGATTCGTTGACTTCTCTTGATAGTCCCGATCCCGTTCTGCTGGAGATCCTTAACAAACAGTTCGCGGCGATTGCCGAACAAATGGGTGTTGCCCTACAGAACACGTCGGTCAGCGTGAATGTCAAGGAACGTCTCGACTTTAGCTGTGCGTTGTTTACTTCGTCAGGCGACTTGATTGCGAATGCTCCCCATATACCAGTTCACTTAGGTGCGATGGCTGAGACCGTCAAAGCGACGATTGAACAGCACCCGAACATGAAGAGCGGAGACGTTTTCGTTACTAACGATCCGTACCATGGCGGTTCCCATTTGCCGGATGTGACCGTGATTTCTCCGATGTTCGTGCATGAATCGGATAACCAGCCAACCTTCTTCGCCGCCAGTCGGGCACACCATGCCGAGATCGGAGGCATAGCAGCTGGTTCAATGCCCTCCGGATCAAAGAACCTGGCAGAAGAAGGCGTCTTGATCGAAAACTTCCGTCTGATCGAAGCGGGCACTCCACGCTGGGAAGAATTCGAACGGATCCTCACCGAGGCACCTTTTCCCTCTCGCAAGGTTTCCGACAACCTGGCTGACATTGCCGCTCAAATCGCAGCAAATCATCACGGCATCGAAGACCTGAAGCGAATGACACAGCAGTACACCTTGGAAACAGTGGTAGCCTACGCGAAACATATTCAGGCAGCCGCATCACGAAAGACGCGTGCCGCACTCGCGAAAATTCCACCAGGGCGATACGAGTTTGCCGACCACTTGGACGATGGTTCTCCTTTGTGCGTGGCGATCGACCTGCAGGGAGAAACCGCGACCATCGACTTCACGGGCACCGGTCCCGTCCTGCCCGGTAATCTGAACGCGAACCGAGCGATTGTAACGGCAGCGGTAATGTACTGCTTGCGGTGCTTACTCAACGAAGATATCCCCCTAAACCAAGGCGTACTTGAGCCTGTAGACATCATCCTTCCTGAGTGTTTTCTCAACCCGCCCAAGAAGGAAAGTCCAGCGAAGTGTGCGGCAGTAGCAGGCGGCAACGTCGAGACATCGCAGCGTGTGGTTGATGTTCTTTTGGGTGCCCTCGGCATGGCGGCGGCCAGCCAAGGAACGATGAACAACTTGACCTTCGGCGACGCGACGTTCGGTTACTATGAGACGATCTGCGGGGGAGCCGGAGCGACGAGAAACGCCCCTGGTGCCTCTGCCGTTCATACGCATATGACCAACACTCGGCTTACAGACGCCGAAGTTTTCGAGCTTCGCTTTCCAGCGAGAATCCGACGCTTTGCCATACGGCAAGGATCAGGCGGACCGGGACACCATCGAGGTGGTGATGGAATCATTCGTGAAATTGAGTTCTTGCGACCGCTCGACGTTTCGCTTCTCACGCAGCGTCGCGGCCCCTATGCTCCCTACGGACTCAACGGTGGGCAGCCAGGGCAATGTGGCGAAAACCTGCTTCATCGCGTTAACGCCCCAG
- a CDS encoding class I adenylate-forming enzyme family protein, translated as MPGTLTPKSVWSPTPILEAAESYRGQIFDLDSGRSVSSDQFQRLRQQLAQTLKQKGIAAGDRVLVTIANGPMFPVALTAILACEASPLLVHVMTPPAELARYAQRFGVKWLISSGGDDQAESVLEQHGMIFAGDDWSLLLGRFPEPTNIPGPELRGVPLHPTSGSTGLPKIALRPGFPAMEEARHYTATMAICEDDCMMAIPPMSHAYGYGVTTMVPLLTGASIVTTAKFSIKQLARVLRDFPVTVLPMVPAHIDILLFGGGIDFGRLRWLLTAGSMMPKRSADQFRKKTGVTVCPLYGTTETGGISVATIADGQDVDGRVGPPMDGVEVRVRPPANADELGLAPGVGKLHVKSSSMMTGYLSDTGEVLKPWDSEGFFETGDLSKVVEDGVIHLRGRTGEMINVLGLKVVPCEVEEVIAAMPGVREVKVYAGQLKSKGEIVKAAVAVNDGIDEDALKAYCDEHLVYYKRPRDFAIVEKLPRNPAGKIQVKELP; from the coding sequence ATGCCTGGTACGTTAACGCCAAAATCCGTATGGAGCCCTACTCCCATACTGGAGGCGGCGGAAAGCTATCGCGGTCAGATTTTCGACTTAGATTCTGGCCGCAGTGTCTCTTCCGATCAATTTCAACGTCTGCGACAGCAGCTCGCGCAGACCCTGAAACAGAAGGGCATCGCTGCAGGCGATCGTGTTTTGGTCACGATCGCCAACGGGCCGATGTTCCCCGTGGCACTTACAGCCATTCTTGCCTGCGAAGCATCTCCGCTGTTGGTTCACGTGATGACACCACCGGCCGAGTTGGCTCGTTACGCGCAGCGATTCGGCGTGAAGTGGCTGATCTCCTCAGGCGGAGACGACCAGGCCGAGTCGGTCCTCGAACAACATGGGATGATTTTCGCTGGCGACGACTGGAGCCTGTTGCTGGGTCGTTTTCCCGAACCGACCAATATCCCAGGCCCTGAGCTTCGCGGCGTTCCCCTGCATCCAACTTCCGGTTCGACGGGACTGCCCAAAATTGCCCTGCGCCCTGGATTTCCAGCGATGGAAGAAGCTCGGCACTATACGGCAACAATGGCTATCTGCGAAGATGATTGCATGATGGCTATTCCACCGATGAGCCATGCCTACGGCTATGGCGTTACGACGATGGTTCCGCTTCTGACCGGAGCAAGTATCGTCACCACCGCAAAGTTTAGCATCAAGCAACTAGCTCGTGTCTTGCGAGATTTCCCTGTCACCGTTCTGCCGATGGTCCCTGCCCACATTGACATACTGCTCTTCGGCGGTGGCATCGATTTCGGACGATTGCGATGGCTGCTGACTGCAGGCTCTATGATGCCCAAACGGTCGGCTGATCAGTTCCGCAAAAAAACTGGTGTTACCGTTTGCCCTCTCTACGGAACGACAGAAACCGGCGGTATTTCAGTAGCAACAATCGCGGATGGTCAAGATGTTGACGGTCGTGTTGGACCACCGATGGATGGCGTCGAAGTCCGTGTTCGTCCGCCGGCCAACGCCGATGAACTAGGACTGGCACCCGGGGTCGGCAAGCTTCATGTGAAGAGTTCGTCGATGATGACCGGCTATCTATCCGATACGGGTGAAGTCCTGAAACCATGGGATTCCGAAGGTTTCTTCGAGACGGGCGATCTGTCGAAGGTTGTCGAAGATGGCGTCATCCATCTCCGCGGTCGCACGGGCGAGATGATTAACGTCCTGGGACTGAAGGTCGTACCTTGTGAAGTTGAAGAAGTCATCGCGGCGATGCCTGGCGTTCGCGAAGTGAAAGTCTATGCCGGACAACTCAAGTCTAAGGGAGAGATCGTCAAAGCGGCCGTTGCCGTCAATGACGGAATCGATGAGGACGCCCTGAAAGCTTACTGCGACGAACACCTTGTTTACTACAAGCGCCCTCGCGACTTCGCGATCGTCGAAAAGCTCCCCCGGAACCCGGCGGGCAAGATTCAAGTGAAAGAGCTTCCTTGA